In the genome of Melitaea cinxia chromosome 4, ilMelCinx1.1, whole genome shotgun sequence, the window ATATACCAGTAAAAGGTTGGCTATGGAATGGTATCTGGGGACAGAATCGGAGTGAGTCTTTTCTTTTCAAGTTATCGACAGGGCTAGTTGTTAGCGATAACAACCATCTTTGAAAGTCTAAAACGTGATAGAAGCTTACAATGTAAGCTATATTTAGTACGTAGCGGTATAGCGATTCCCAATCGAGGTAAAGGTGCAATGCACACTAAGTCCGATGTCTGTGTTTACAGGAAACTGTTAGTCTTGAAAATGTCTTTGTCTTCAAGGTGGAAAATTTTGCTATGATGTTCCTCGTTTGGtgaataaaattctttatttcattACCTGTATATGATGGTCCttgtttagtaaatagaattctttattttactatCTGTAAAGAACTTAAAAAACGTAAATTGAGCGTTTTATTGTTGATcgttaaaacttatattatattgttttatgacTCTTTCTGGACACTAAGCGTGTTATTACTAGAACAATGAATATCAAAGGaaaaggttttaataatatatttccaGAATAAGCAGATTTTCCTTAAGTTTATGTCGAGTATTTACTATTGATAATTAACATTCAATTAGGTATATATTCGTACCTAACAAGTGCCACAGTATAAGATAGTTGAAACAAACGTTTCCTTCCTTTCGAAAacgttttgtataattaataaaatacaagaaCTTATTAACAACCAGTGATTTTATGAGCGTCAGCAgacaatagtttttatttaaaaggcaATTTCTTATTAAGTGaaagaaaaaagtgtgtgtgacaGCTCCGACGAACGACTGGAGTGTACTTCAGAtacttcagatcgactgtccaAATAGGcaaaaaaaggcttactagtctaagaaaactATTAATACGCCTCAAATaatgaatcaaataacgccatctagaTGGCGCCTGCTAGAGACGTTATTAGAAAACctcgtaacgaggtcattcattCAGTGGATTTTAcacctcatattttttcataccgggggtcTTATATGAAAGTCGttttttaagaagtaaactttaaatattGGCCTAAATCGTCGTATCgtttgcataaataaatatgttcgTTTCACAGATCAAAAATTTAGtacagtataataaaaatattctaaccctacatgttatatgtatattacagcAATAAACAAAATGTGACAAGTATCAAGATTCAACGCGACCGAAATCgctataaattatacatatagatcCTTAACAATTCACGTTGATACATGAATGTAACGTTTCGTATGATTCAAAGACAAATCGTGACGATGTAAATTGTTGTTCCCGTTCAGGAAACGTTCGAGAGTGCACAAGTTTCGTCGTAACATTCAACGGAGTATAAACCAACGATGAATAAAACAAAGCAAGCTCTTGACAGAGTGTTTCCATATTGTAGATGGGTTTTTCGATATTGTAACACGTTCCGCTTGCGTCACAGAAAAATGTGATTATTTTAGGAGAGTTTTCTTGTATgtttaaccttttttttgtgtcattcgACAGAGACGAATTTCTAAAAGATTTCAAGCCTTACGCTTCTACTAGTGAAAGGttaccaattattttttttctcccGAGAATCAAATTTGTGTTCTTACTAGTAAATGCTTTTActagttttttaaattccaacAGGTATGTTTTTTTTCGGTTTCGTTATTATTAACTCAATAACTCCATACATACAAACGCATAAAGATACAATAACACCATACATACATGTACAAACGCATAAAGTTACCTACGTTAAGATCAgacacttattaaaaaaaatcagttcaattataaatgtgtattatttattacttttatatatttgaactaTGCatcatgtaatttaaatatatttattactgataccaatatatacgtatattaaaTTGGCCTCTTAGGATGAagcaataaaaattcaatttaccTGAATGGGTCAGTTAATCCTACGGATTTTTCAAGGATCAGTGTCAACTGTAGTTACCAAAATTACCCTTGTGTTCAAAACTTTATTAtgtataagtaaaattattttctaatgtaagTAGTACTTTGGCAAATGTTTTATGTATGGAATATTTTAGCTAGGATGCCAAAGTTAGGCCAGGCTGTTtagttttataacaaaactatAACGTAAGCATAAAATTGGTTATATAAGTACATACCCTGAAACTTGCACGAACAAAGATTCTGTCATCGTGATTTACGTAATGGCATCCAGCGGAAATTTCCTGTTATGGTAGAAATGTTAAAGGAATTCCGAAATTCGTACAGGTAGGACACGATCCACTATTGTGATTTCGTGGCTTTATTCTCAAAGGCTTCAGGAAATTTGTCTCACTGAATCGTGTGGAAGATGTGTGTATGATGATATGTGAAGATgagttcaaaatataaaaacaagtataaaaaatataacaatattatgaacatttgcatttatatttaaagccATTTTTAGTAGAAATTTTCGATTACAGGTACTAAACATAACCGtttaagtatattttgtttgttatttatttaagtaaattggATAACCGGACTTAGTATTCACTAaatggaatgaaaaaaaaatgctgtcaacgatttattataaatatcgtaTATAATAGTAAAGTACTTTAAAATGCAAGTatgtatatagttttatttatgtataaatatataaaatggttATTTTATAAGACGAAGCACTCTAGCTTTGTTTAGCCAATCAGAACGCGACACGTAGCTCCCACAAAGAACTCTTTTACCGTTGAAGCCTTTTCTTCCGTGTAAGACTCTGAAATTATCCATCACCATTACGAGccctgaaaaaaatatgtatacacaCTACATTTTACACTACACTTTTAATTACCACTCATATTTTGAAAGGTTCTAGAGCTTTTAAAAGTTTTCAGGTCCGTAACGTTGACGTGACGTTTCTAAGAAAACAAAACACGTTATACGATTCTCTCGAACGCCTTACCTGGTTTAAGTTTGAATTTCCACTGAAATTCCGGATTTTCATAGTATCTTGATAAATTCCGCAGCGAACGATAGTATGCCTTACATTCCTCTCTGCTTGAGAATGCCATCGCCGAACGGTCGTACACGTTAAATCTATAAAGCATTTAGTCTCGAATAAAGaggattttttatatacatatattataacattttaatatcatatcaaaaatcgaccgttccagcgaggatcgaacctgcaaccaacgccggtcgcttagaaccaaatataaaatcatcatatcaaaaatttcgacctaacgggtacatcgtttcaTAGTTTAATtagctagagcaccgacacggtcagtcgaagaacggtcgatttttgaaatgatatttaaaaaaaaaacaattgatattACGTATAATCTGGCCGAACAAATTATAACAATCTCaagaagaataaaatttatcgtGAAAAAAATCGCTAACTAGGTCAATGAagggtaaaaataaaaaaataagcccAGTACGAATGTACTACGTACTACTACGAATATATtgagtgtaatttttttaatcctgCACCATAAGCCCTTTTTAATTTGAGTGCATTTATAAACGTGACTTTTAAATCCACATCAACTTAGACTcggggtatatatatatatatatatattatatgtattgtttgtatgtgtgcttgttgaaaaaaatagctataccagtcggctgttacctgtaacacaagcattaagttacttattttaggaacagatgattgtgtgtgtatgttgtaaatatttatttatttatttataattttaggttAATTTTCGAAAATCTCCTTAACACAGTTTTAATTTTCGGGTTACTAAGTACTTTAACTATGTAGTAACAAACCTAATTTGATggatgttatttttcttatccaGCCGAATTACTGGAGCTGAAAATTTATAGTGGTTGCTACCATCTAAATACTCAGCTTCTATGTCAAAGTTTGTTAAGAATTCATAGTCATCAGGATATTGCTCTCTCAATACTGTCGCTCCATAAAAACCATCAACAAGTAAAGTTTCTCCGCCAGAGCCGTTGGAATGTTCGAGACAGTGCAGAATTTGTAATCtgtaacattaaaaacatgATTTCCTAAGATGTTACcaaactaaattaatatatttatataagaatgcgccataaaataaaaagtagtaatGAAAGTTTAATCACGTTAAGTCTtgctttttgtaaataataaatacagaaCAATTATTATCTCAAGTGAAGGTAAATCGCTAAATCAATAGACATGGTTACACGATCTCTGTGAATATTTTATACTGATTTGAccattcgatttttaaaaattggttttataatgattaaaaaaaaactacccaCGTACAGTATACGGAAGAATTATCAGCATGGtagtttcataaattaaattaaattaaaaaatattatacagagTACGTAcgtatttacacaaaaaaaaatactaattaaagtTTATTCAGATATCATTTAAGTGTGTCAAAAAATGTATCAGCCTTAATTGACCAATTTTTAGTGTCATAAAGTTATAtcaataatttatgtattaccCTGCAGCTTCAGTAAAGTACGTATTATCATTATGCACTGCCAGTGGTAGGTTCGTATAAGCAGTGTCAGCGTGGTCTTGAACTGTAGTGAACTCCCACATTCCACCGAACAATGTGCTTTGGATACCTCCTAACGCTTTACACACCTGTTCTGTTGCTTCAACTGATGCGTCTACCTAggaatatatgttattattttagttgcccattaaaaactttttttttttggaacttaATTCAAATTAAAGGTGGTAAGGGTGAACTTGTTTTTATAAGAGATCTATGTCAGTTAACCTATGATAGtgagaatgaaaaaaaaagaattaggtAAGAAATATTAGTTATGTATTAGATATTTCGTTTTTAGGCGTTTTCATGTGGAGAGGTAAttgaatttttacttaaataagagAAAATAACGTTTTGAAACGTgtgaagaattttttaaatattcttggTAGATTTTGAAACGATTTTTCTAAcaagtaaatctatacaaataaataaaattgaagtgtctgtttgtaatattaaaataatcgctttttactaaattcatatgctttttactatattcacacggtacatataccaaaacacaatttttttatgatttttgtctgtctgtctgtttgttccggttaatctctgaaatggatagaccgattttgatgagactttcactggcagatagctggtgtaataaggagtaacttaggctacttttatttcagatttaatttatattattttaaaatggcgaactgaacaataactttttgttcaattctacgtggacgaagtcgcgggcacagctaggttataatataaaaccGGATCTTATACAGCATCATATTTtagatttgtaaaataataaaaactataaatcaaATGTTATCTGCCAATATTCCCGGGAAATTTTTCAAcagctataaataaatttaaacacacTAGATACGTATcacagtaaataaaattatattctatttctaACATATATACTAtcgaaaaacataaaatatatatctataatctatcaaACGATCCGTGTTTAGATTTAGCGGTACAAacattctttttaataatactctataaaacaaaatagattaaatataacaatCCGTACAATTATTTGATGAtgacaagcaaaaaaaaatatgtgttcgATTTCGTGTTATACTGCATTTCACctaggatgggtacggtgacacatgtcaaattaactctaTAGTGAGGTGACCATGCATAATTAATGTATGTGATTCGATTATCGAGTACAATTGCGGTTAacttttaatcgatttaaaaaaaaaaacttatataatataatatatataataaattataatagagTTTCTGTGATTAACCTTACGTTTTCAATAAGAGCGACACCGTATTCCAATAGAGACTTAAATACTGATTTAGATCCTTCAACTGTGTTTAGAAATTTATCAACGTGTATTTTTGCAACTCTGTACGCTACTTCTTCTCCACGCCACATTATTGGTTTCAGTCTTTGGCTATCATTCCACTTTCCAAAATAAACTTCTTCTAAAAATTCAGCCGTGTAGTTTGATTCGTGATTGTCACTCCCTAAAACAGTTTTCAACGCGCAAATTCAAAGATAATCGTAATTTGATGGAGCAGTAAGCGCTAGTACAACCTTACAATCGATAATATTCCTGAAAGACTTGCTAAAAATTTGATTAAGATTTTCCAAGAACTAGGGACTACTCTCTATCTGCTATAGAtgaggatttttttttgcaaagtgATTTATGTACTTTGACTAATACACTTGTAACAGGAGGCacagatttattatttaccCTCTTCACAATTTTGTATTGTcatgtatgtgtatattactgattatattataattagcgTCTACGTCTGTATTACTCTGTGCAAGTGTTTTTCGCATACCCTACAATATCGCAGTAATCCGTAatgttaatgaaatatatttaatccttttaaacaatttatgcaaaatttaattataaaagttcatatcccaattaaaaatataattaaagattaTAATGGAATAATCATACCAATCCAAATAAAAAGTCGATGCTTACATATAATTTGAAGagtttttttatcatacaaCACGCTACTGATGCTGACTTCTGGTATGTCTAACAAATGATGAGCTCTTTGAAATGTATCGGCGTGGTAGCAAGATGAACACCTACGAATATAGAGACAAAAATTAATGGTATCGAGTATGTATAAACTTATTATAACACTATCTATCTAACGAGCAATCGTGTCATCTGACTTTACTCGGCATTAACATACCAAAAATCCGTTTAATCTGTTCAAAAGCTTCAGtagagataataaataaatataaataaataaataaatatttacacaatacacacacggtcgtctgttcctaaagtaagcaacttaatgcttgtgttataggtaacagccgattggtatatagctacatatttttttttttcgataaacatacttataaataatacatatataaatatataaataaatatttatattacacccagactcggggtgggaatcgaacccacaaccctcggagcagaaagcagggtcactacaaactgcgccaacgggctagtcaaagaagagaatttagtttaaaaattagtAGACATATGAAAAGATGAATAAAGGAAGGGAACGAAAGATACGAATAGGAAGTAGAATTTTGTCTTTCGATTACAGACTAATTTTCAGATACAGATTAATTTTCTCTGAAAAGATGGGAGAAGAGCGTTTCAGATGACTACTTTATTGTTCACATaagtagtattttatttttttatttcttatgtaattaaaattcattattaattaaattaaaaatcatttaaatgttAGCTTTTGTATCAATCATGactgcataaataaaaatgctccAAAAAATAGTTACCTGCAATGGTCACGTAACCAAATATCCTCATAAGTGACCGATGTgccattttcaaatttaatagttattgatttttctaATACAGTCACTGAAtctaaaactaaaacaataaaaatggtTGAAATGTGTTTTTCACACATACAgttaaattatttcacaaacgtttttttttaaatggaagTTTAATTGTTTCTTAGTTGCTTACTGTACAAATGGTGAGTTGAATAGAATTGATATCGCTACTCAAATCACGTAAAATCTATCCGTGTTTAGGAAGCGgccttcaatttaaatttatttctctaATTGCAATGAAAATGCTCTTAGCACATTGAATACTAAATACCAATATTTTTACGCTTTCGTTATTAATTTTGctgagaaataaatattttctatgaTAAATTGTCAGTTATATCACAactaaaatgtgttttatagtcattttttttcaaactggGTCTAAGGATTATGGTATGACtacaataaaatagttttacttcAAGGTGTGAgtataaaatacagtaaataaaaactaattatttttttttcatcaataatAGTATACGgcattaataaatgaaaataattttatattttaaagtcacTAATTTTTCGCACGAAAAAAGattttgaagaaaaataattataatatctcaCCTGACATTTTTACAAACTATTACTGCTGTGTACTGTGTGTTGTGTTTTCTAGTACACGTCCGAAGTCTGCATCGGTTACACAATACTAAAATTAACGAATAAGATTGGTAAGCTCGAAGTccgataaataatttaaaacgtcACTATTGTCGGAGGTCAACCGATAAATTAGAGTGTATTGACCTACTATACATAAttaatgcatatttttttatgacgaCACATTTAATGTTATCACAATTCACAACATAAATTTACAACTCCGTCGACTATGTCCGTTCGTCTGTTTgtctaagatttattttattgtatcgtTTCAATTTTCACcctcatcacttcaacctattgcagtctattgttggacataggcctacacaagttagcgccaaaaaatggcgtgaaactcatgtgtgttgcttgtagtcaccacgctgggcaggcgagttagtgaccgtagggctggctttgttgtaccgaagacgctgctgcccgtctccggcctgtgtatttcaaagccagcagttggatggttatcccgccataggttggctttataagttaTAAGGTGgtagtagtagaactgtgttatcccttagtcgcctcttacgacacaaacgggaagagagggggtggctatattctttattgccgtggCCACAAAGCTTATATTATcgtttcaatatatttatattaaaaagattgatcgatacttaattttttttactgggattatattaattttagacgtgataatgagaaaaataaaacaaaaagattcaaaaaagatttttatttggtAGAAATGAAAcactagtctatatatatattgttagcataatctcgattattttaatatgtttcgtGACGTcatgcaacagtgttaataaaaatagttccctacccgctaatacgttttgtaacatcatgcaacaacgtcaataaaagcagtccctacccgttcagagggctcttttgcttctcggctttcggaacgataggtcgttgtttcatgacgagtgcgttgatcatttttatattcaaagtaacgaTTGTTTGCtgggttaatttaaattgtaattctcggtcattattttcgattaagttcgtggttaaggttaatttcGTGATAATTGTTGTGTttgtaaaaattagtaataaataaaagttaagtgttcggttttctgtcttttttttttaaataaataagtttgtttctcctaaaaatatatatatggtaaaaccgggagagatgccgcagtgggatagatgcctcattttctaaaaacctaacatcccgaactcacataataataattaa includes:
- the LOC123670417 gene encoding trimethyllysine dioxygenase, mitochondrial; amino-acid sequence: MSVLDSVTVLEKSITIKFENGTSVTYEDIWLRDHCRCSSCYHADTFQRAHHLLDIPEVSISSVLYDKKTLQIIWSDNHESNYTAEFLEEVYFGKWNDSQRLKPIMWRGEEVAYRVAKIHVDKFLNTVEGSKSVFKSLLEYGVALIENVDASVEATEQVCKALGGIQSTLFGGMWEFTTVQDHADTAYTNLPLAVHNDNTYFTEAAGLQILHCLEHSNGSGGETLLVDGFYGATVLREQYPDDYEFLTNFDIEAEYLDGSNHYKFSAPVIRLDKKNNIHQIRFNVYDRSAMAFSSREECKAYYRSLRNLSRYYENPEFQWKFKLKPGLVMVMDNFRVLHGRKGFNGKRVLCGSYVSRSDWLNKARVLRLIK